From a region of the Acidimicrobiales bacterium genome:
- a CDS encoding transglutaminase-like domain-containing protein, producing the protein MNESGIEHFANLVEAAADGQHVRLAEIALALAAVLAPDEVDIDHRLAQLDSIARLVLTPDLAGVNELLFDELGFRGNSGQYYSPANSRLDLVLDNRTGIPITLAVLMADVGGSVGLELSLTNSPGHVLVVDRLSGLWYDAFNRGAELNRDGVEALLSPFVGGRRVTPAMLRPAPPLQVVSRMLNNLRAIYSGSDDRSGLLAVERMTCAIPGADVRHHLVLANLTADTGDLAGAAASLEAAAEANPGRSNDLLKRATILRARLN; encoded by the coding sequence GTGAACGAATCGGGCATCGAGCACTTCGCCAACCTGGTCGAGGCTGCCGCCGACGGCCAGCACGTGCGGCTCGCCGAGATCGCCCTGGCGCTGGCGGCAGTGCTGGCACCAGACGAGGTCGACATCGACCATCGGCTCGCCCAGCTCGACTCGATTGCCCGTCTGGTTCTGACACCCGATCTGGCGGGTGTCAACGAGTTGTTGTTCGACGAGCTGGGGTTTCGTGGCAATAGCGGCCAGTACTACTCGCCGGCCAACAGCCGCCTCGACCTGGTTCTAGACAACCGCACGGGCATTCCGATAACTCTCGCTGTGCTGATGGCCGACGTGGGCGGTTCGGTGGGCCTCGAGCTGTCGCTGACCAATTCGCCAGGCCACGTGTTGGTGGTCGACCGGCTGTCGGGCCTCTGGTACGACGCTTTCAACCGGGGCGCCGAGCTGAACCGTGACGGTGTCGAGGCACTGCTGTCGCCCTTCGTGGGTGGGCGACGGGTTACTCCTGCGATGCTGCGGCCCGCACCCCCTCTGCAGGTGGTTTCGAGGATGCTCAACAACCTGCGGGCGATCTACTCGGGTTCCGACGACCGGTCGGGGCTGCTGGCCGTCGAACGGATGACCTGCGCCATCCCGGGCGCCGATGTGCGCCACCACCTGGTGCTGGCGAACCTCACCGCCGACACTGGCGACCTGGCCGGCGCCGCAGCGTCTCTGGAGGCGGCTGCCGAGGCCAACCCCGGCCGCTCGAACGACCTGCTGAAGCGAGCCACCATCCTGCGGGCCAGACTCAACTAG